In the genome of Rhodoplanes sp. Z2-YC6860, one region contains:
- a CDS encoding efflux RND transporter permease subunit, with the protein MNVSAPFIRRPVGTTLLAIGLLLMGIVAYNFLPVSSMPTIEFPTIRVSAGRPGADPAVMAQTMAAPLERRLGEIPGVTEITSRSSLGTSNITIQFDLNRSIDGAARDVQAALNAALADLPGDLPTLPAMRKVNPSAAPVMILALTSSTLLPSTLYDIADTLIAQRIAQVEGVAEVTVNGAEQPAMRIRVDPVAVSSMGVSLEDVRAAISNANSMSPLGTFEGGDLARTIGTNDQLRAVRDYQNIVVKAANGTVVRLGGIAKVEQGVRNSLSAAWFNAQPSVLLVITKQAAANVIETVDRVREMLPQLKQWIPADVEISILSDRTTTIRASVHDMQWTLVATIALVMMVVFLFLRRLAATAAAGVTVPLALAGTSAAMWAAGFSIDNISLMALAISVGFVVDDAIVVIENIFRNLEKGMTPFNAALEGARQIGFTVISISISLVAAFMPLLFVGGLVGRLFYEFSMTLTFAIAISTVVSLTLTPMVCAHFVKAPPSPDGTWLDRAVERVLDRSVRLYDSTLSVVLRHRLLTLLVFVLTIALTCVLYVKTPKGFFPQDDTGLIFGGTRAAPDISFEAMKDLQQRATQIVLSDPAVAYVGSSVGASTFNATVNNGQLFISLKPPGERGHVSSQQVIDRLRPKLLDVGGMRVFMFPAQDIRAGGRQSSSAYQFTLWDPDFDELVRLVPQVVAKVQSLPELVDVTTDREQNGLQTNVVIDRLAASRLGVRIQDIDNALNNAFSQRQISTIYSDRNQYRVILEVDPLFSRDPSDLSQVYVDSSGSSQVPLSAVARFEKTLAPLVINHQGQFPAVTITYNLAPNVTMEAGSAAIERAVAELHLPDTLRTEFAGDAKAYKQAGGMMLLVCAAALLTIYIVLGVLYESLAHPLTIISTLPSAGLGALLALQLFHAELTVIAFIGIILLIGLVKKNGIMMVDFALAAERQEGLSPAQAIHEACLARFRPIMMTTMAAMLGALPLIIASGPGSELRRPLGMTIVGGLIVSQILTLYTTPVIYLLLDRLHHRLGGRGPVQMLDELRGQTPATTS; encoded by the coding sequence ATGAACGTCTCCGCGCCCTTCATCCGTCGTCCGGTCGGTACCACGCTGCTGGCGATCGGTCTCCTGCTTATGGGCATCGTGGCCTACAACTTTCTGCCGGTTTCGAGCATGCCGACCATCGAATTCCCGACCATCCGGGTTTCGGCCGGCCGGCCGGGTGCCGATCCGGCCGTGATGGCGCAGACCATGGCGGCGCCGCTCGAACGCCGGCTCGGCGAAATCCCCGGCGTGACCGAGATCACGTCCAGGAGTTCGCTCGGCACGAGCAACATCACCATCCAGTTCGATCTCAACCGCAGCATCGACGGTGCGGCGCGCGACGTGCAGGCGGCGTTGAACGCCGCGCTGGCCGACCTTCCCGGCGATCTGCCGACGCTGCCGGCCATGCGCAAGGTCAATCCGTCGGCGGCGCCGGTGATGATCCTGGCGCTGACATCCTCGACGCTGCTGCCGAGCACGCTCTATGACATCGCCGATACGCTGATTGCCCAACGCATCGCGCAGGTCGAAGGCGTCGCCGAGGTGACGGTCAACGGCGCCGAGCAGCCCGCCATGCGCATCCGCGTCGATCCGGTCGCGGTGTCCTCGATGGGCGTCAGCCTGGAAGACGTCCGCGCCGCGATATCCAACGCCAATTCGATGTCTCCGCTCGGCACCTTCGAGGGCGGCGATCTCGCGCGCACGATCGGCACCAACGATCAGCTCCGCGCGGTCCGCGATTACCAGAACATCGTCGTGAAGGCCGCGAACGGCACCGTGGTGCGACTCGGCGGCATCGCCAAGGTCGAGCAGGGGGTGCGCAACAGTCTCTCGGCGGCGTGGTTCAACGCCCAGCCGTCGGTGCTGCTGGTCATCACCAAGCAGGCCGCCGCCAACGTGATCGAAACCGTGGATCGCGTCCGTGAGATGCTGCCGCAGCTGAAGCAGTGGATTCCGGCGGATGTCGAGATCTCCATTCTGTCCGACCGCACCACCACGATCCGGGCGAGTGTCCACGACATGCAGTGGACGCTCGTTGCCACCATCGCACTGGTCATGATGGTGGTGTTCCTGTTCCTGCGTAGGCTCGCCGCGACGGCAGCGGCCGGCGTCACCGTGCCGCTGGCGCTCGCCGGCACCAGCGCCGCGATGTGGGCCGCGGGCTTCTCGATCGACAACATCTCGCTGATGGCGCTCGCCATCTCGGTGGGCTTCGTGGTCGATGACGCGATCGTCGTGATCGAGAACATTTTCCGCAATCTCGAGAAAGGCATGACGCCGTTCAACGCGGCGCTCGAGGGCGCGCGCCAGATCGGCTTCACGGTGATCTCGATCAGCATTTCACTGGTCGCGGCGTTCATGCCGTTGTTGTTCGTGGGGGGGCTGGTCGGCCGCCTGTTTTACGAATTCTCGATGACGCTCACCTTCGCGATCGCGATCTCGACCGTGGTGTCGCTGACGCTGACGCCGATGGTCTGCGCGCATTTCGTCAAGGCGCCGCCGAGCCCTGACGGCACCTGGCTCGATCGGGCGGTCGAGCGCGTGCTGGATCGTTCGGTCAGGCTCTACGATTCGACGCTCAGCGTGGTGCTGCGGCATCGCTTGCTCACGCTGCTGGTGTTCGTCCTGACCATAGCGTTGACCTGCGTGCTGTACGTGAAGACGCCCAAGGGCTTCTTTCCGCAGGACGACACCGGGCTGATCTTCGGCGGCACCCGCGCCGCTCCGGACATCTCGTTCGAGGCCATGAAGGACCTGCAGCAGCGCGCCACCCAGATCGTGCTCTCCGATCCGGCGGTGGCCTATGTGGGCTCCTCGGTCGGCGCCTCGACCTTCAACGCCACGGTCAACAACGGCCAGCTGTTCATCTCGCTCAAACCGCCCGGCGAGCGCGGCCATGTCTCGTCACAGCAGGTGATCGACCGGCTGCGGCCGAAGCTGCTCGACGTCGGCGGCATGCGGGTTTTCATGTTCCCGGCGCAGGATATTCGCGCCGGCGGCCGGCAGTCGAGCTCGGCCTATCAGTTCACGCTTTGGGATCCCGATTTCGATGAGCTGGTCCGGCTGGTGCCGCAGGTCGTCGCGAAAGTGCAGAGCCTGCCGGAACTGGTCGACGTCACCACCGATCGCGAGCAGAACGGTCTGCAGACCAATGTGGTGATCGATCGTCTCGCGGCGTCCCGTCTCGGCGTGCGCATTCAGGACATCGACAACGCGCTCAACAATGCCTTCTCGCAGCGGCAGATCTCAACGATCTATTCGGACCGCAATCAGTATCGCGTCATTCTTGAAGTCGATCCGCTGTTCTCGCGCGATCCTTCGGACCTCAGCCAGGTCTATGTCGACAGCTCCGGCAGCTCCCAGGTGCCGCTGTCCGCCGTGGCGCGGTTTGAAAAGACGCTGGCGCCGCTCGTCATCAATCACCAGGGCCAATTCCCGGCCGTCACCATCACCTACAATCTCGCGCCGAACGTCACCATGGAGGCGGGATCGGCGGCGATCGAAAGGGCGGTGGCCGAGCTGCATCTGCCCGATACGTTGCGGACCGAGTTCGCCGGCGACGCCAAGGCCTACAAGCAGGCGGGTGGCATGATGCTGCTGGTGTGCGCCGCCGCGCTGCTGACGATCTATATCGTCCTCGGCGTGCTCTATGAGAGCCTCGCCCATCCGCTGACCATCATCTCGACATTGCCCTCGGCGGGCCTCGGCGCGCTGCTCGCGCTGCAGCTCTTCCACGCCGAGCTGACCGTGATCGCCTTCATCGGCATCATTCTCCTGATCGGCCTCGTCAAGAAGAACGGCATCATGATGGTGGACTTCGCGCTCGCCGCGGAGCGGCAGGAAGGACTTTCGCCCGCGCAGGCGATCCACGAAGCATGCCTGGCGCGCTTCCGGCCGATCATGATGACGACGATGGCCGCGATGCTTGGCGCGCTGCCGCTGATCATCGCGAGCGGACCGGGCTCGGAGCTGCGCCGGCCGCTTGGCATGACCATCGTCGGCGGTCTGATCGTGTCGCAGATCCTGACGCTGTACACGACGCCGGTGATCTACCTGTTATTGGATCGGCTGCATCACAGGCTCGGCGGCAGAGGGCCGGTGCAGATGCTGGACGAGCTGCGCGGGCAGACGCCCGCGACGACTTCGTAA
- a CDS encoding alpha/beta hydrolase encodes MNDASGQLSIKGQEHWTNKGPARLFMWEKRAPGGPKKGTILFVHGSSMASQPTFDLQVPGRQGTMDYFASQGFDTWSVDMEGYGRSTKDRGLDATISEGADDCAAASEYIMKTRNSGPLMVYGISSGALRAALFAQRHPERVKRLALDAHVWTGQGSPTLVERKKKLPELLKNKRRPIDRKFVRSIFERDHPGTADDNVIEAFATHILELDDSIPNGTYIDMCNHLPVVDPTKIFVPTIIMRGEYDGIASFDDLLKFFEKLPNPDKTFAVMPGIAHASFQQKNYMIAYHILLSFFTQPEPIYSTYKPGQAGTH; translated from the coding sequence ATGAATGACGCCAGCGGCCAGCTTTCCATCAAGGGCCAGGAGCATTGGACCAACAAGGGCCCGGCCAGGCTCTTCATGTGGGAAAAGCGCGCGCCGGGCGGGCCGAAGAAGGGCACCATCCTGTTCGTGCACGGCTCCTCGATGGCGTCGCAACCGACCTTCGACCTGCAGGTGCCGGGCCGGCAGGGCACCATGGATTATTTCGCGTCCCAGGGCTTCGACACCTGGTCGGTCGACATGGAGGGCTACGGCCGCTCCACCAAGGACCGCGGCCTCGACGCCACGATCTCCGAAGGCGCCGACGACTGCGCGGCGGCGAGCGAATACATCATGAAGACCCGCAACAGCGGGCCGCTGATGGTCTACGGCATCTCGTCCGGCGCGCTGCGCGCCGCGCTGTTTGCACAACGTCACCCGGAACGGGTGAAGCGGCTCGCGCTCGACGCCCATGTCTGGACCGGCCAGGGCAGCCCCACGCTGGTCGAGCGCAAGAAGAAGCTCCCCGAGCTGCTCAAGAACAAGCGCCGGCCGATCGACCGCAAGTTCGTCCGCTCGATCTTCGAGCGCGACCACCCGGGCACCGCCGACGACAACGTGATCGAGGCTTTCGCCACGCACATTCTCGAGCTCGACGACTCGATCCCGAACGGCACCTACATTGACATGTGCAATCACCTGCCGGTGGTCGATCCGACCAAGATTTTCGTGCCGACCATCATCATGCGCGGCGAATACGACGGCATCGCGAGCTTCGACGATCTGCTGAAGTTCTTCGAGAAGCTGCCGAACCCGGACAAGACCTTCGCCGTGATGCCGGGCATCGCGCATGCCTCGTTCCAGCAGAAAAACTACATGATCGCGTATCACATCCTGCTGAGCTTCTTCACGCAGCCGGAGCCGATCTATTCGACGTACAAGCCGGGCCAGGCGGGGACGCACTGA